Proteins found in one Erythrobacter sp. KY5 genomic segment:
- a CDS encoding carotenoid oxygenase family protein — protein MTITRHPPVRTSLEPSNHPYLSGPWTPCHEEVDVDELEVIEGVIPGDIDGIYLRNTENPVHQPLGRHHPFDGDAMVHQVSISGGRASYRNRFIRTHCFTEEQIAGKALWGGLMDPHGTSARPGYGAHEGLKDTGSTDIIVHAGTAYATFYQCGEAWMLDPVTLANKGKAPWGPIDGVSAHPKVDEATGEMMFFNYSKYAPYMHYGVVDREGNLAHYVPIPLPGPRLPHDMAITKNWSILNDMPLYWDVNLLERKIHAARIHEGVPTRFALIPRHGQPEDIRWFEASPTYVLHWTNAWEAKNENGDDEVVLEGYYQDKPMPDPIEEAGEYSHMMAYVDEHSFQSRLHRWRFNLKTGETTEERLSDRIVEFGMINPDYLMQKSRYVWSTTTRPGWFLFNGYVRHDTQTGEEQVYQLPDGVYASESPMVPRKGAASSSSSGAVGQPGSSSSSEAVGQPGSSSSSGAVGQQKREDDGYLVTFLIDENTGTSQLAILDASDITKGPICRAALPHKISSGVHTCWVEHSQLAADAAFRRASEAA, from the coding sequence GTGACGATCACACGCCATCCGCCGGTCAGGACCAGCCTTGAGCCGTCGAACCACCCTTATCTGTCAGGGCCGTGGACGCCGTGCCACGAAGAGGTGGACGTCGACGAACTTGAGGTGATCGAGGGGGTGATCCCCGGTGATATTGACGGCATCTACCTGCGCAACACGGAAAACCCTGTTCACCAGCCGCTTGGCCGCCATCACCCCTTCGATGGCGATGCGATGGTGCATCAGGTCAGCATTTCAGGTGGACGCGCGAGCTACCGCAACCGTTTCATCCGCACCCATTGCTTCACCGAGGAGCAGATCGCGGGCAAGGCGCTTTGGGGCGGGCTGATGGACCCCCACGGCACAAGCGCACGGCCGGGATATGGCGCGCATGAGGGGCTCAAAGACACAGGTTCGACCGATATCATCGTCCATGCGGGCACGGCCTATGCGACCTTCTACCAATGCGGGGAGGCGTGGATGCTCGACCCCGTCACGCTCGCCAACAAGGGCAAGGCGCCGTGGGGACCGATAGACGGTGTATCGGCCCATCCCAAGGTCGACGAAGCGACCGGTGAGATGATGTTCTTCAATTATTCCAAATACGCGCCCTACATGCATTACGGCGTCGTCGACCGGGAAGGGAACCTTGCGCATTACGTGCCGATCCCGCTGCCCGGACCGCGCCTGCCGCATGACATGGCGATCACGAAGAACTGGTCGATCCTGAACGACATGCCGTTGTATTGGGATGTGAACTTGCTGGAGCGCAAGATCCACGCGGCGCGCATTCACGAGGGCGTGCCGACGCGTTTCGCGCTGATCCCGCGTCACGGCCAGCCGGAGGACATTCGCTGGTTCGAAGCCTCGCCCACCTATGTGCTGCACTGGACCAACGCTTGGGAGGCCAAGAACGAAAACGGCGACGACGAGGTCGTTCTCGAAGGCTATTATCAGGACAAGCCCATGCCCGACCCGATCGAGGAAGCGGGCGAATACAGCCACATGATGGCATACGTGGACGAGCACAGCTTCCAAAGCCGCCTCCACCGCTGGCGCTTCAACCTCAAGACCGGCGAAACCACTGAAGAGCGCCTGTCGGACCGCATCGTCGAATTCGGAATGATCAATCCCGACTACCTCATGCAAAAGAGCCGATATGTCTGGTCGACGACAACGCGGCCCGGCTGGTTCCTGTTCAACGGATATGTCCGCCACGATACGCAGACGGGCGAGGAGCAGGTCTATCAGCTGCCCGATGGCGTCTATGCGAGCGAAAGCCCGATGGTGCCGAGGAAAGGGGCGGCATCGTCCTCAAGTAGCGGAGCGGTAGGACAACCAGGATCGTCCTCAAGTAGCGAAGCGGTAGGACAACCAGGATCGTCCTCAAGTAGCGGAGCGGTAGGACAACAAAAACGCGAGGACGACGGATACCTCGTCACTTTCCTGATCGACGAGAACACCGGCACGTCTCAGCTTGCGATCCTCGATGCCTCCGACATCACCAAGGGACCGATCTGCCGCGCCGCATTGCCGCACAAGATTTC